The proteins below come from a single Drosophila teissieri strain GT53w chromosome 3L, Prin_Dtei_1.1, whole genome shotgun sequence genomic window:
- the LOC122615885 gene encoding vacuolar fusion protein CCZ1 homolog produces MAKLLQRVEITLRSFYIFNSSFGQIEGEEHKKVLFYHPNDIELNTKMKDVGLSEAIIRFTGTFTSEDDCQALHTQKTTQLFYQPEPGYWLVMVLNVPKEVRLKEGVEVADYRGAEISDRIYRAILRQCYQMFRFQNGWFSSFGSEESNPDKRRELLCQKLLQFYDQHLSNLRDPSQCDIIDMLHSIQYLPLDKSLFLRAQNFGTLSETFPGIKESIMLYQEQVLCGGKLSPEDLHCVHSYVVQHVLKVEASSSSIAVSPSLKRSISECQVGGFVRSRRQKGEGDENEAVSEEDNPLKVYITLDKEAKAYYLLIYRALHITLCLFLDAAQPAPKQDLYDELHGYMAPQLTSLARDISSELTKEAVGSAGQENSTGNSETAPKYLFINEQSLQHHTNFQRHVPQALPRNVLSIIADLANDSGKAEMESAPAEEVQVKTTNDYWIVKRRCNYRQYYVILCNSKATLLDVTQEARRIFEQELKDDVFFDK; encoded by the exons ATGGCTAAATTATTGCAACGCGTGGAAATTACGTTACGCagcttttacatttttaactCGAGCTTTGGTCAAATAGAAGGCGAG GAACACAAGAAGGTTTTGTTTTACCATCCGAATGACATTGAATTAAACACGAAAATGAAGGATGTGGGACTAAGTGAGGCCATCATAAGGTTCACTGG AACTTTTACCTCCGAAGATGATTGCCAGGCGTTGCACACCCAAAAAACCACCCAACTTTTTTACCAACCCGAGCCAGGATATTGGTTAGTAATGGTCCTGAATGTTCCCAAGGAGGTGCGGTTAAAGGAGGGCGTGGAGGTGGCCGATTACCGGGGTGCCGAGATCTCCGACAGAATTTATAGAGCAATACTTAGACAATGCTATCAAATGTTTCGCTTTCAAAACGGATGGTTCTCCTCCTTCGGAAGTGAGGAATCTAATCCGGATAAGCGTAGGGAACTGCTCTGCCAGAAGCTACTCCAGTTCTATGATCAGCACCTGTCCAACCTGAGGGATCCGTCGCAATGTGATATCATCGATATGCTGCATTCCATTCAATACCTTCCCCTGGATAAATCGCTCTTTTTGCGTGCCCAAAACTTTGGCACCCTATCCGAAACCTTTCCTGGCATCAAGGAGAGTATAATGCTCTACCAGGAGCAGGTCCTTTGTGGAGGAAAACTCAGCCCGGAGGATCTACACTGCGTACATTCGTATGTCGTGCAACACGTTCTAAAGGTCGaggccagcagctcctccattGCAGTTTCTCCTTCACTAAAGCGAAGCATAAGTGAATGTCAGGTGGGCGGATTCGTAAGGAGTCGACGACAGAAGGGCGAGGGAGATGAAAACGAGGCTGTAAGTGAGGAAGACAATCCCCTGAAGGTCTATATCACATTGGACAAGGAGGCCAAGGCGTACTACCTGCTCATCTACCGCGCTTTGCATATAACTCTGTGCCTGTTTTTGGATG CTGCTCAGCCTGCGCCGAAACAAGATCTCTACGATGAACTCCATGGCTACATGGCCCCCCAACTGACATCGTTGGCCCGGGACATATCCAGCGAGCTAACTAAGGAGGCGGTGGGTTCTGCAGGTCAAGAAAACTCCACCGGGAACAGCGAGACGGCACCCAAGTACTTGTTCATCAACGAACAGAGCTTGCAGCACCACACGAACTTTCAAAGGCATGTTCCCCAAGCACTGCCCCGCAATGTGCTTAGTATCATTGCGGATTTGGCTAATGACAGTGGCAAGGCGGAAATGGAGAGTGCTCCTGCCGAGGAAGTTCAGGTGAAGACAACTAATGACTATTGGATTGTGAAGCGGCGCTGTAACTATAGGCAGTACTATGTGATCCTGTGCAATAGCAAGGCTACCTTGCTGGACGTCACCCAGGAAGCGAGGCGCATTTTCGAGCAAGAGCTCAAAGATGATGTATTTTTTGACAAATAA
- the LOC122615887 gene encoding ragulator complex protein LAMTOR4 homolog, which yields MDREKLIVPNQIGYLILKEDGAVLESGGDLKNDERSANVIMGLLNLTESIDESFMPNSSCERITIDYEQHYYSICMSNRRIYIAKISKSQNGVTTTTSSSSSNSVYNDASDSGAVLA from the exons ATGGACAGGGAAAAGTTGATTGTGCCCAATCAAATTGGCTATCTGATACTAAAGGAAGATGGAGCTGTTCTGGAGTCCGGCGGAGATCTGAAGAACGATGAGCGTAGCGCGAATGTGATAATGGGATTGCTGAATCTTACAGAGAG CATCGACGAGTCCTTCATGCCGAACAGCAGCTGTGAGAGGATCACCATTGACTACGAGCAGCACTACTACAGCATCTGCATGTCCAACCGTCGAATATACATTGCTAAGATCAGCAAATCGCAGAACGGAGTCACCACGACCACgagctcctcctcgtcgaaCAGCGTGTATAACGATGCCAGCGATTCCGGGGCGGTGCTGGCTTGA
- the LOC122616284 gene encoding gustatory and odorant receptor 63a, which translates to MRPSGEKVVKGHGQGNSGHSLSGMANYYRRKKGDAVFLNAKPLNSANAQAYLYGVRKYSIGLAERLDADYEAPPLERKKSSESTASNNPEFTPSVFYRNIAPVNWFLRIIGVLPIVRHGPARARFEMNSASFIYSVVFFVLLACYVGYVANNRIHIVRSLSGPFEEAVIAYLFLVNILPIMIIPILWYEARKIAKLFNDWDDFEVLYYQISGHSLPLKLRQKAVYIATVLPILSVLSVVITHITMSDLNINQVVPYCILDNLTAMLGAWWFLICEAMSITAHLLAERFQKALKHIGPAAMVADYRVLWLRLSKLTRDTGNALCYTFVFMSLYLFFIITLSIYGLMSQLSEGFGIKDIGLTITALWNIGLLFYICDEAHYASVNVRTNFQKKLLMVELNWMNSDAQTEINMFLRATEMNPSTINCGGFFDVNRSLFKGLLTTMVTYLVVLLQFQISIPTDKGDSEGATNITVVDFVMDSLDNDMSLMGASTPSTTTAGTTLPPPIMKQKGRKG; encoded by the exons ATGCGACCGTCTGGCGAAAAAGTGGTAAAAGGCCATGGACAAGGAAATTCCGGACACAGTCTCTCCGGAATGGCCAACTACTATCGACGCAAAAAGGGTGACGCGGTGTTCCTAAACGCAAAACCGCTAAACAGTGCTAATGCTCAGGCATACTTGTACGGGGTACGCAAGTACTCCATTGGATTGGCGGAGCGATTGGATGCGGACTACGAAGCTCCTCCGTTGGAAAGGAAAAAGAGCTCGGAAAGCACGGCTTCCAATAACCCGGAATTTACGCCG AGTGTTTTCTACAGGAACATAGCTCCCGTCAATTGGTTTTTGAGGATTATTGGAGTATTACCCATCGTGCGACATGGTCCTGCTCGTGCCAGGTTCGAAATGAACTCCGCCTCCTTTATTTACTCAGTGGTTTTCTTTGTGCTATTGGCG tgctACGTAGGCTATGTGGCCAACAACCGCATCCACATTGTGCGATCCCTGAGTGGACCCTTCGAAGAGGCGGTCATCGCCTACCTGTTTCTGGTCAACATCCTGCCCATTATGATCATACCAATTTTGTGGTACGAGGCCAGGAAAATAGCAAAACTCTTCAACGATTGGGATGACTTTGAGGTGCTGTACTACCAGATATCCGGACATAGTTTGCCTCTGAAACTGCGACAGAAAGCGGTGTATATTGCCACCGTGCTGCCAATACTTTCGGTTTTATCGGTGGTCATCACGCACATCACCATGTCGGACCTGAACATCAACCAGGTGGTGCCCTACTGCATCCTGGACAACTTGACTGCTATGCTGGGTGCCTGGTGGTTCCTCATCTGCGAGGCCATGAGCATTACGGCTCATCTTTTGGCGGAGCGGTTCCAGAAGGCACTGAAACACATTGGACCCGCCGCCATGGTGGCGGACTATCGAGTTTTGTGGCTTCGATTGAGCAAGCTCACCCGGGATACTGGAAATGCCTTGTGCTACACCTTCGTTTTCATGAGCCTCTACCTGTTCTTCATCATTACTCTTTCGATTTATGGACTAATGTCCCAGCTCTCTGAGGGATTTGGTATCAAGGACATTGGACTGACTATAACTGCTTTGTGGAACATAGGACTGCTCTTCTATATCTGCGATGAGGCACATTATGCCTCTGTTAATGTGCGAACCAATTTCCAGAAGAAGTTACTCATGGTGGAGCTCAACTGGATGAACTCGGATGCCCAGACGGagataaatatgtttttgcgAGCTACCGAAATGAATCCATCGACTATCAATTGTGGTGGCTTCTTTGATGTGAACAGAAGTCTATTTAAGGGACTTTTAACCACAATGGTCACATATCTGGTGGTCTTGCTGCAGTTTCAGATCAGTATCCCCACAGACAAGGGGGATTCTGAAGGCGCTACTAATATCACCGTGGTGGACTTTGTAATGGACAGCCTGGACAACGATATGAGCCTAATGGGAGCCAGCACTCCGAGTACGACCACTGCAGGAACCACTTTGCCACCGCCAATTATGAAGCAAAAGGGCCGGAAAGGATAA
- the LOC122616285 gene encoding uncharacterized protein LOC122616285 — protein sequence MLLPTVSSASGAGCKWKNCCRRSWEMLMAPVSPKNLRTTALLTSIYQLLISHCALFLVLLGLAHAEQMCEVLELDILDQKDNGFYNMSPFHNDLRLQTATQLAVATENLLYVMAGIAGTYALSTISLFFGVLKNRPGLIIPWLVVEFLLMIGLGALVFMLRDTKIVQLLGGQVPYFIICYILICMDYCKWYVMHSFYQSLRTMNKLREIATVAIPCPAPGAIPYRFQREHMYLGSNGYKHILTESPDGQC from the exons ATGCTGCTGCCGACGGTTAGCAGCGCATCAGGCGCAGGATGCAAGTGGAAAAACTGCTGTCGCCGCAGCTGGGAGATGCTAATGGCACCCGTATCGCCCAAGAACCTCAGGACCACGGCCCTGCTGACCAGCATCTACCAGTTG TTGATCTCGCACTGCGCCCTGTTCCTGGTGCTCTTGGGACTGGCTCATGCCGAACAGATGTGCGAGGTCTTGGAGCTGGACATCCTGGACCAGAAGGACAATGGCTTCTACAACATGTCGCCCTTCCACAACGATCTTCGCCTGCAAACTGCTACCCAATTGGCCGTCGCCACGGAGAATCTTCTCTACGTGATGGCCGGAATCGCGGGAACCTACGCCCTGAGTACCATATCCCTGTTTTTCGGAGTCCTCAAGAATCGACCGGGCCTAATCATTCCCTGGCTGGTCGTGGAGTTCCTCTTGATGATTGGTTTGGGGGCACTGGTCTTCATGCTGAGGGATACGAAAATCGTGCAATTGCTGGGTGGTCAAGTGCCCTACT TTATCATTTGCTACATCTTGATCTGCATGGACTACTGCAAGTGGTATGTAATGCATAGCTTCTACCAGAGTCTACGAACCATGAACAAGCTGCGGGAGATTGCCACCGTGGCCATACCTTGCCCAGCTCCAGGAGCC ATACCCTATCGTTTTCAACGCGAGCACATGTATCTGGGCAGCAATGGATATAAACACATTCTAACCGAGTCTCCCGATGGACAGTGTTAA